The following proteins are encoded in a genomic region of Elgaria multicarinata webbii isolate HBS135686 ecotype San Diego chromosome 16, rElgMul1.1.pri, whole genome shotgun sequence:
- the TBC1D2B gene encoding TBC1 domain family member 2B isoform X1, with translation MCEEQKLISCPLLEVPVQLSRRRNSVSSLRTGKGSHENRKSVFYTEEWEMLDPTPKDLEESMAQEEKRKLSAEPSKGVVGSAFQFDFGRIPHKARRPLKEMIPTSKNRNSMESSPDEWNGNKLASEMQLKFQSQQEELEKLKKELSSQKELVRLLQQTVRSSQYDKYFAGHLCDGGPKDKLELLHQKDHQILGLNNQLEKLHLEKDNLQQEVKNLKSKVGDLNEQLGMLMETIQAKDEVIMKLSRELSECEDQSSSQSGSAHSSMSSSLNKDQQELYRLKDSLQGYKTQNKFLNKEILELSALRRNAENREKDLMAKYTSLEAKLCQVESKYLILLQEMKTPVCSEEQSVRRDVVAQLLEDALKVDSSEQPEQTYFKPHMVSEYDIYGFQTVPEDDEEEKLVAKVRALDLKSLSLTEHQEMSTGVKWENYLASTMNREMVRSVELKNLIRSGIPHAHRSQMWKWCISLHVKKFKDGADPGYFQGLLQNALKKQNPASKQIELDLLRTLPNNKHYSSPASEGVQKLRNVLLAFSWRNPDIGYCQGLNRLVAIALLYLEQEDAFWCLVTIVEVFMPRDYYTKTLLGSQVDQRVFKDLMSEKLPRLHAHFEQYRVDYSLITFNWFLVLFVDSVVSDILFKIWDAFLYEGPKVIFRFALALFKYKEEEILKLQDSMSIFKYLRYFTRTVLDARKLNSIAFGDLNPFPLRQIRNRRAYHLEKVRLELMELEAIREDFLRERETNPDKRDLISDDEEDG, from the exons ATGTGTGAAGAGCAGAAGTTGATTTCGTGCCCCTTGCTAGAGGTGCCTGTGCAGCTGTCAAGAAGAAG GAATTCTGTGTCTTCATTAAGAACTGGGAAAGGAAGCCATGAAAACCGCAAGAGTGTTTTTTACACGGAGGAGTGGGAAATGCTAGATCCCACCCCGAAGGATCTGGAGGAGTCAATGGCtcaagaagaaaagaggaagcttTCAGCAGAACCGAGCAAAG GCGTGGTTGGTTCAGCCTTCCAGTTTGACTTTGGCCGCATTCCACACAAAGCGAGGCGCCCTTTAAAGGAAATGATTCCAACCAGCAAAAACCGGAATAGCATGGAGTCTTCTCCTGATGAGTGGAATGGAAACAAGCTGGCTTCAGAGATGCAGCTGAAGTTCCAGAGCCAGCAAGAAGAGTTGGAGAAGCTCAAGAAGGAGCTGTCTAGCCAAAAG GAACTTGTGAGGCTTCTTCAGCAAACCGTCAGGTCTTCTCAGTATGACAAATACTTTGCTGGGCACCTCTGTGACGGGGGCCCAAAGGACAAGTTGGAGCTGCTTCACCAGAAAGACCATCAAATCTTGGGTCTCAACAACCAGCTTGAGAAGCTCCATCTGGAAAAAGACAACCTGCAGCAGGAGGTCAAGAACCTGAAGAGCAAGGTGGGCGATCTGAACGAGCAGCTGGGCATGCTCATGGAGACCATTCAAGCCAAAGATGAAGTGATCATGAAGCTTTCCAGGGAGCTGAGCGAATGCGAGGACCAGTCGTCTTCCCAGAGTGGGTCGGCCCATTCTTCCATGTCTTCCTCCCTGAACAAAGATCAGCAGGAGCTGTACAGGTTGAAA GACAGTCTTCAAGGTTACAAAACCCAGAACAAATTCTTAAATAAGGAGATCCTGGAACTTTCTGCATTACGAAGAAATGCCGAAAACAGAGAGAAAGACTTGATGGCAAAG TATACGAGCCTAGAAGCCAAACTTTGTCAAGTAGAAAGCAAGTACCTAATTTTGCTTCAAGAAATGAAGACCCCAGTTTGCTCGGAAGAACAGAGTGTCCGTCGTGACGTTGTGGCCCAGCTCCTAGAAGATGCCTTAAAAGTGGACAGCAGTGAGCAGCCAGAGCAGACATACTTCAAACCTCACATGGTTAG TGAATATGATATTTATGGGTTTCAAACCGTCCCAGAAGATGATGAGGAAGAGAAGCTGGTAGCAAAGGTCAGGGCCTTGGACCTGAAATCTCTCTCCCTGACTGAACATCAGGAGATGTCCACAGGGGTGAAATGGGAGAATTATCTGGCCAGCACCATGAACAGGGAGATGGTGCGCTCCGTGGAACTCAAGAACCTCATTCGGAGTGGGATTCCACATGCCCATCGCTCCCAGATGTGGAAGTGGTGCATCAGCCTCCATGTGAAGAAGTTCAAGGATGGTGCGGACCCAGGCTACTTCCAAGGCCTGCTTCAGAACGCCCTTAAAAAGCAGAACCCGGCCTCAAAGCAGATTGAACTAGATCTCCTGCGGACTTTGCCCAACAATAAGCATTACTCTTCACCCGCATCCGAAGGGGTGCAGAAGCTGCGTAACGTCTTGCTTGCGTTTTCTTGGCGGAACCCAGACATAGGATATTGCCAGGGTCTCAACAG GCTCGTTGCCATCGCGCTACTCTACTTGGAGCAGGAGGACGCCTTTTGGTGCCTCGTTACAATCGTGGAAGTCTTCATGCCTCGGGACTATTACACTAAAACCCTACTAGGGTCCCAG GTTGACCAGAGAGTCTTCAAAGATCTGATGAGTGAGAAACTCCCTCGGCTGCATGCCCACTTTGAGCAGTACAGAGTGGACTATTCGCTCATCACCTTCAACTGGTTCCTTGTCTTGTTTGTAGACAGTGTAGTCAGTGACATCCTCTTCAAGATATGGGATGCCTTTCTGTACGAGGGGCCAAAG GTCATTTTCCGGTTTGCTTTGGCACTCTTTAAATACAAAGAGGAGGAGATCTTAAAGCTACAAGACTCGATGTCCATATTCAAGTACCTCAGATACTTCACTCGCACAGTCCTTGATGCTAG GAAACTTAACAGTATTGCTTTTGGGGATCTGAATCCCTTCCCGCTGCGCCAGATAAGGAACCGAAGGGCCTACCACCTGGAGAAAGTACGCCTTGAGCTCATGGAACTTGAAGCCATCCGGGAGGATTTCTTGCGTGAACGGGAAACCAACCCAGATAAACGGGACCTCATTAGTGACGATGAAGAGGATGGTTGA
- the TBC1D2B gene encoding TBC1 domain family member 2B isoform X2 → MTYWLQELQQKRWEYCNSFDAAKRVSQISPTQRDSSKGLVAKDNTDLNILPPNSSAEKARNVLAVETAPTELVGEQAACHPAPSAINFSLKQWGNEIKNSVSSLRTGKGSHENRKSVFYTEEWEMLDPTPKDLEESMAQEEKRKLSAEPSKGVVGSAFQFDFGRIPHKARRPLKEMIPTSKNRNSMESSPDEWNGNKLASEMQLKFQSQQEELEKLKKELSSQKELVRLLQQTVRSSQYDKYFAGHLCDGGPKDKLELLHQKDHQILGLNNQLEKLHLEKDNLQQEVKNLKSKVGDLNEQLGMLMETIQAKDEVIMKLSRELSECEDQSSSQSGSAHSSMSSSLNKDQQELYRLKDSLQGYKTQNKFLNKEILELSALRRNAENREKDLMAKYTSLEAKLCQVESKYLILLQEMKTPVCSEEQSVRRDVVAQLLEDALKVDSSEQPEQTYFKPHMVSEYDIYGFQTVPEDDEEEKLVAKVRALDLKSLSLTEHQEMSTGVKWENYLASTMNREMVRSVELKNLIRSGIPHAHRSQMWKWCISLHVKKFKDGADPGYFQGLLQNALKKQNPASKQIELDLLRTLPNNKHYSSPASEGVQKLRNVLLAFSWRNPDIGYCQGLNRLVAIALLYLEQEDAFWCLVTIVEVFMPRDYYTKTLLGSQVDQRVFKDLMSEKLPRLHAHFEQYRVDYSLITFNWFLVLFVDSVVSDILFKIWDAFLYEGPKVIFRFALALFKYKEEEILKLQDSMSIFKYLRYFTRTVLDARKLNSIAFGDLNPFPLRQIRNRRAYHLEKVRLELMELEAIREDFLRERETNPDKRDLISDDEEDG, encoded by the exons ATGACATACTGGCTGCAAGAGCTTCAGCAGAAGAGATGGGAATATTGTAATAGCTTTGATGCAGCTAAAAGGGTCAGTCAAATTTCACCTACGCAGAGGGATTCCTCCAAAGGGCTTGTTGCCAAAGACAACACCG ATTTGAATATCCTGCCTCCAAATTCCTCAGCAGAGAAAGCCAGGAACGTCCTAGCGGTGGAGACTGCTCCCACAGAACTGGTGGGGGAACAAGCCGCGTGCCATCCAGCCCCAAGTGCCATTAACTTCTCTTTGAAACAATGGGGCAATGAGATCAA GAATTCTGTGTCTTCATTAAGAACTGGGAAAGGAAGCCATGAAAACCGCAAGAGTGTTTTTTACACGGAGGAGTGGGAAATGCTAGATCCCACCCCGAAGGATCTGGAGGAGTCAATGGCtcaagaagaaaagaggaagcttTCAGCAGAACCGAGCAAAG GCGTGGTTGGTTCAGCCTTCCAGTTTGACTTTGGCCGCATTCCACACAAAGCGAGGCGCCCTTTAAAGGAAATGATTCCAACCAGCAAAAACCGGAATAGCATGGAGTCTTCTCCTGATGAGTGGAATGGAAACAAGCTGGCTTCAGAGATGCAGCTGAAGTTCCAGAGCCAGCAAGAAGAGTTGGAGAAGCTCAAGAAGGAGCTGTCTAGCCAAAAG GAACTTGTGAGGCTTCTTCAGCAAACCGTCAGGTCTTCTCAGTATGACAAATACTTTGCTGGGCACCTCTGTGACGGGGGCCCAAAGGACAAGTTGGAGCTGCTTCACCAGAAAGACCATCAAATCTTGGGTCTCAACAACCAGCTTGAGAAGCTCCATCTGGAAAAAGACAACCTGCAGCAGGAGGTCAAGAACCTGAAGAGCAAGGTGGGCGATCTGAACGAGCAGCTGGGCATGCTCATGGAGACCATTCAAGCCAAAGATGAAGTGATCATGAAGCTTTCCAGGGAGCTGAGCGAATGCGAGGACCAGTCGTCTTCCCAGAGTGGGTCGGCCCATTCTTCCATGTCTTCCTCCCTGAACAAAGATCAGCAGGAGCTGTACAGGTTGAAA GACAGTCTTCAAGGTTACAAAACCCAGAACAAATTCTTAAATAAGGAGATCCTGGAACTTTCTGCATTACGAAGAAATGCCGAAAACAGAGAGAAAGACTTGATGGCAAAG TATACGAGCCTAGAAGCCAAACTTTGTCAAGTAGAAAGCAAGTACCTAATTTTGCTTCAAGAAATGAAGACCCCAGTTTGCTCGGAAGAACAGAGTGTCCGTCGTGACGTTGTGGCCCAGCTCCTAGAAGATGCCTTAAAAGTGGACAGCAGTGAGCAGCCAGAGCAGACATACTTCAAACCTCACATGGTTAG TGAATATGATATTTATGGGTTTCAAACCGTCCCAGAAGATGATGAGGAAGAGAAGCTGGTAGCAAAGGTCAGGGCCTTGGACCTGAAATCTCTCTCCCTGACTGAACATCAGGAGATGTCCACAGGGGTGAAATGGGAGAATTATCTGGCCAGCACCATGAACAGGGAGATGGTGCGCTCCGTGGAACTCAAGAACCTCATTCGGAGTGGGATTCCACATGCCCATCGCTCCCAGATGTGGAAGTGGTGCATCAGCCTCCATGTGAAGAAGTTCAAGGATGGTGCGGACCCAGGCTACTTCCAAGGCCTGCTTCAGAACGCCCTTAAAAAGCAGAACCCGGCCTCAAAGCAGATTGAACTAGATCTCCTGCGGACTTTGCCCAACAATAAGCATTACTCTTCACCCGCATCCGAAGGGGTGCAGAAGCTGCGTAACGTCTTGCTTGCGTTTTCTTGGCGGAACCCAGACATAGGATATTGCCAGGGTCTCAACAG GCTCGTTGCCATCGCGCTACTCTACTTGGAGCAGGAGGACGCCTTTTGGTGCCTCGTTACAATCGTGGAAGTCTTCATGCCTCGGGACTATTACACTAAAACCCTACTAGGGTCCCAG GTTGACCAGAGAGTCTTCAAAGATCTGATGAGTGAGAAACTCCCTCGGCTGCATGCCCACTTTGAGCAGTACAGAGTGGACTATTCGCTCATCACCTTCAACTGGTTCCTTGTCTTGTTTGTAGACAGTGTAGTCAGTGACATCCTCTTCAAGATATGGGATGCCTTTCTGTACGAGGGGCCAAAG GTCATTTTCCGGTTTGCTTTGGCACTCTTTAAATACAAAGAGGAGGAGATCTTAAAGCTACAAGACTCGATGTCCATATTCAAGTACCTCAGATACTTCACTCGCACAGTCCTTGATGCTAG GAAACTTAACAGTATTGCTTTTGGGGATCTGAATCCCTTCCCGCTGCGCCAGATAAGGAACCGAAGGGCCTACCACCTGGAGAAAGTACGCCTTGAGCTCATGGAACTTGAAGCCATCCGGGAGGATTTCTTGCGTGAACGGGAAACCAACCCAGATAAACGGGACCTCATTAGTGACGATGAAGAGGATGGTTGA